A genome region from Cucumis sativus cultivar 9930 chromosome 4, Cucumber_9930_V3, whole genome shotgun sequence includes the following:
- the LOC101220220 gene encoding uncharacterized protein LOC101220220 isoform X6, whose product MPCSPFSDDLIEDEFLALEDFFHAIINGLWRTFWHKSRPLPFFVSCPRNLGSKFYTVEKAISRGKVGELQGLGLISRAGDELHARWDQVVQFALFKPSILSEDGLKLSARVVCEALFYGLHLLISRSLSKISTIRNYDSVFVLILDSKYGGVIKLGGDLSQLDINSANPYQSAVDWMRNYAEVCVSPVDRIWNKLGNANWRDLGTLQILLATFYSIIQWHGLPRHSITSVASDHGLRLQKRWMECRVSENENTVVPFEQSNGHAGEIVELEQMDIHVYKNQASRLKLRPGEILIVDDQRQGQKSFQVQGSLVGVINRCLYTAVSIDHPAELLTLYVGAHVSNLEQSWEDMSLWYQVQRQTKVLNILKSQGISSKYLPEIIASGRILHNGPCKKETPGGRCDHPWCGTPVLLTSPVGEQLSWIVARDGRFSSEEALRCCRDCLAALRSASLASVQHGDICPENIIRVSVHESRSSYSYIPISWGRAVLEDRDSPAVNLQFSSSHALQHGKLCPSSDAESLIYLLYFICGGSMEQQDSIESALQWRETSWAKRIIQQELGEVSALLKAFADYVDSLCGTPYTVDYEIWLKRLSKAVDGSSDRGKSVDEVDITSKLEDVAESSGISGAGA is encoded by the coding sequence ATGCCATGTTCACCCTTCTCCGATGATCTAATTGAAGATGAGTTCCTTGCACTTGAAGACTTCTTTCATGCTATTATCAACGGTTTATGGCGCACATTTTGGCATAAGAGTAGACCATTGCCGTTCTTTGTATCCTGCCCCCGTAACTTGGGATCAAAATTCTATACTGTGGAAAAGGCAATATCAAGGGGAAAGGTGGGAGAACTACAAGGCTTGGGCTTGATTTCTAGAGCTGGAGATGAGCTGCACGCACGTTGGGATCAAGTGGTGCAGTTTGCTTTATTCAAGCCTAGCATACTATCAGAAGACGGGCTGAAGTTATCAGCTCGTGTTGTTTGTGAAGCTCTCTTTTACGGTTTACATTTACTTATTTCAAGGAGTTTAAGCAAAATCAGTACTATCAGAAACTATgattctgtttttgttttgatattggATTCAAAATATGGTGGTGTAATAAAACTCGGTGGAGATCTTAGCCAACTTGACATTAACTCAGCTAACCCATACCAATCTGCAGTTGACTGGATGAGAAATTATGCTGAAGTATGTGTTTCACCAGTCGATCGTATATGGAACAAGCTTGGAAATGCAAACTGGAGAGACTTGGGAACTTTACAAATCCTTTTGGCAACTTTCTACTCCATAATCCAGTGGCATGGTCTGCCAAGGCATTCGATTACATCTGTAGCTTCAGACCATGGTTTGCGGTTACAGAAGCGTTGGATGGAGTGTCGAGTTTcggaaaatgaaaatacagTAGTTCCTTTTGAACAGTCTAATGGTCATGCTGGAGAGATTGTTGAACTCGAGCAGATGGATATCCATGTGTACAAGAACCAAGCATCACGTTTGAAGCTTCGTCCTGGGGAAATACTCATAGTTGATGATCAAAGACAAGGACAGAAAAGCTTTCAGGTGCAGGGATCCTTGGTAGGTGTTATTAACCGTTGTCTATACACTGCTGTTTCGATCGATCATCCTGCAGAGTTGTTGACACTTTACGTCGGAGCACATGTGTCGAATCTCGAGCAGTCCTGGGAAGATATGAGTCTTTGGTATCAGGTACAGAGACAAACAAAAGTACTGAACATCTTAAAGTCACAAGGAATTTCTAGCAAATATTTACCTGAAATAATTGCCTCTGGCCGAATCTTACATAATGGTCCCTGTAAGAAGGAGACCCCAGGGGGACGATGTGATCATCCCTGGTGTGGGACGCCGGTGCTTTTGACATCACCAGTTGGAGAGCAGCTTTCGTGGATAGTTGCTCGGGATGGCCGTTTCTCTTCAGAAGAGGCACTTCGTTGTTGCAGGGACTGTCTAGCTGCTCTAAGAAGTGCATCTCTAGCTAGTGTCCAACATGGTGATATCTGCCCTGAGAATATAATACGTGTTAGTGTGCACGAATCAAGAAGTAGTTACTCATACATTCCGATATCTTGGGGACGTGCTGTTTTAGAAGACCGGGATAGCCCAGCTGtgaatttacaattttcatCCTCCCATGCTCTCCAGCATGGGAAACTTTGTCCATCCTCAGATGCTGAGAGCCTCATTTATCTCCTCTATTTTATTTGCGGCGGATCAATGGAGCAACAAGACTCCATAGAATCTGCATTGCAATGGAGGGAAACCAGCTGGGCAAAGCGAATAATTCAGCAGGAGTTGGGCGAGGTTTCAGCCCTGTTGAAAGCATTTGCTGATTATGTGGATAGCCTTTGTGGAACACCATACACAGTCGACTACGAAATATGGTTGAAGAGATTGAGCAAGGCAGTTGATGGGTCGTCGGATAGAGGCAAATCAGTTGACGAGGTTGATATAACATCAAAGTTGGAAGATGTGGCTGAGTCTTCAGGAATATCAGGAGCTGGTGCTTAA